A section of the Labrus mixtus chromosome 15, fLabMix1.1, whole genome shotgun sequence genome encodes:
- the ints11 gene encoding integrator complex subunit 11 produces the protein MPEIKVTPLGAGQDVGRSCILVSIGGKNIMLDCGMHMGYNDDRRFPDFSYITQNGRLTEFLDCVIISHFHLDHCGALPFMSEMVGYDGPIYMTHPTKAICPILLEDFRKITVDKKGETNFFTSQMIKDCMKKVVPLNLHQTVQVDDELEIKAYYAGHVLGAAMVHIKVGSESVVYTGDYNMTPDRHLGAAWIDKCRPDILISESTYATTIRDSKRCRERDFLKKVHESIERGGKVLIPVFALGRAQELCILLETFWERMNLKAPIYFSTGLTEKANHYYKLFITWTNQKIRKTFVQRNMFEFKHIKPFDRSYADNPGPMVVFATPGMLHAGQSLQIFKKWAGNEKNMVIMPGYCVQGTIGHKILNGQRKLEMEGRATLDVKLQVEYMSFSAHADAKGIMQLIRMAEPRNMLLVHGEGAKMVFLKGKIEQEFSIDCYMPANGETATVTTNPSVPVDISLNLLKREMALGGPLPDPKKPRTMHGTLIMKENSLKLVSSEQALKELGLNEHQLRFTCRVQLQDPHSDTDTLHRVYTHLKSVLKGYTIQHLPDGTVMVESIVIKVSSSAEDPNTKVLLLSWSYQDEDLGSFLSTLLKKGLPSGLC, from the exons GTGCTGGACAGGATGTCGGCCGCAGCTGCATCCTCGTCTCTATCGGAGGCAAAAACATAATGCTCGACTGTGGGATGCACATGGGGTACAATGATGAC AGGCGTTTCCCCGACTTTTCTTATATAACCCAGAATGGGCGTCTGACAGAGTTCTTGGACTGTGTGATCATCAG CCACTTCCACTTGGACCACTGTGGCGCGTTGCCCTTCATGAGCGAGATGGTCGGCTACGACGGACCCATCTACATGACCCACCCCACCAAAGCCATATGTCCCATTTTGCTGGAAGACTTCCGGAAAATCACGGTGGACAAAAAGGGAGAAACCAACTTCTTCACATCCCAGATGATCAAGGACTGCATGAAGAAAGTGGTGCCTTTGAACCTCCACCAAACCGTCCAG GTGGATGACGAGCTGGAGATCAAGGCGTACTATGCAGGCCACGTCCTGGGCGCTGCCATGGTGCACATCAAAGTGGGATCAGAGTCTGTGGTCTACACT GGGGACTACAACATGACACCTGACAGGCATCTAGG AGCTGCGTGGATCGATAAGTGCCGTCCGGACATCCTCATCTCAGAGTCGACGTATGCCACCACCATCCGTGACTCGAAGAGGTGCAGAGAGCGGGACTTTTTGAAGAAAGTTCACGAGAGCatagaaagaggaggaaag GTTCTCATTCCAGTTTTTGCCCTCGGAAGAGCTCAAGAACTCTGCATTCTGCTGGAGACCTTTTG GGAGAGGATGAACCTGAAAGCCCCCATCTACTTCTCCACCGGGCTGACGGAGAAGGCAAACCATTACTACAAGCTCTTCATCACGTGGACCAACCAGAAGATCCGCAAAACCTTCGTacagagaaacatgtttgagtttAAACACATCAAGCCCTTTGACCGCTCCTACGCTGATAACCCCGGACCCATG GTGGTGTTCGCCACACCAGGGATGCTGCACGCCGGTCAGTCTTTGCAGATCTTTAAGAAATGGGCCGGCAATGAGAAGAACATG GTCATCATGCCTGGATATTGTGTACAAGGAACAATCGGTCACAAGATCCTGAATGGGCAGAGAAAACTTGAGATGGAAGGAAGAGCAACA CTGGATGTGAAGCTTCAGGTGGAGTACATGTCCTTCAGCGCCCATGCAGACGCTAAGGGCATCATGCAGCTCATCCGTATGGCCGAGCCTCGAAACATGCTGCTGGTGCACGGGGAGGGAGCCAAGATGGTGTTCCTGAAGGGCAAGATAGAGCAGGAGTTCA gcATAGACTGTTACATGCCAGCCAATGGGGAGACGGCGACTGTGACTACAAACCCCAGCGTACCTGTGGACATCTCACTCAACCTGCTCAAGAGGGAGATGGCTCTGGGAG GGCCTCTTCCTGACCCCAAGAAACCTCGCACCATGCATGGAACTCTGatcatgaaagaaaat AGTCTGAAGCTGGTGTCATCGGAGCAGGCCCTGAAGGAGCTCGGCCTCAACGAACATCAGTTACGCTTCACCTGCCGCGTGCAGCTCCAGGACCCGCACAgcgacacagacacactccacAGAGTCTACACACACCTGAAGAG CGTGTTAAAAGGTTACACAATCCAGCACCTCCCTGATGGCACAGTCATGGTGGAGTCCATTGTCATCAAAGTCTCCTCCTCCGCTGAAGACCCCAACACCAAGGTCCTGCTGCTCTCCTGGAGTTATCAG